One genomic region from Sulfuriflexus mobilis encodes:
- a CDS encoding metallophosphoesterase family protein, whose product MDILETKMNLLHISDMHFGPRHWLGKSELLLEKLNSYEADIVINTGDNTTDALENEFEAAGNFLKSIDCQHVVSIPGNHDKRNMRCADYFRQYIDDIEVIRPLNRDNCRKNNIFLDGNTNGIKEDFTDINFIKNITVNGESVLIVCLDTCSLYEDNGFVDQEMLRTLSHAINKDSYDRIMLLNHHSILDTDSDPLFNSRTVVEFVRENHIEHVFSGHTHQLSIMRSTDLYHKHTFTQYKNGSLSSVNTLNDTNMFLYYKNFGTEAMDIHVVRAIVENECLKFEEEIITTCQY is encoded by the coding sequence ATGGATATACTCGAAACGAAAATGAATCTACTACACATCTCAGATATGCATTTTGGCCCTCGTCACTGGCTCGGAAAAAGTGAATTGTTGTTGGAGAAATTGAACAGCTATGAGGCCGACATTGTAATCAACACAGGCGATAATACAACGGATGCTCTCGAAAATGAATTTGAAGCCGCAGGGAATTTTTTGAAGTCAATTGATTGCCAACACGTCGTTTCTATTCCCGGAAATCATGACAAACGAAATATGCGCTGTGCTGACTATTTTCGACAGTATATCGACGACATAGAAGTCATTCGCCCATTAAATCGTGACAATTGTAGAAAGAATAATATTTTTCTTGATGGAAATACCAATGGCATAAAGGAAGATTTTACTGACATCAATTTTATTAAAAACATCACGGTCAATGGTGAGTCAGTCCTGATAGTATGCCTCGATACCTGTTCACTCTATGAAGACAACGGTTTTGTGGATCAAGAAATGTTGAGAACACTTTCTCATGCAATTAATAAAGATAGTTACGATAGAATAATGCTTCTAAATCATCATTCTATCCTGGATACTGATTCAGACCCTCTTTTCAATTCCAGAACCGTTGTCGAGTTCGTAAGAGAGAATCATATAGAACACGTTTTCAGTGGCCATACTCATCAATTGTCAATAATGAGATCAACCGACCTGTATCATAAACACACATTCACTCAATATAAGAATGGATCGCTATCAAGCGTCAATACTCTCAACGATACAAATATGTTTCTGTATTATAAAAACTTTGGCACCGAAGCAATGGATATACATGTAGTTAGAGCTATTGTTGAAAATGAATGCCTGAAGTTTGAAGAAGAAATAATTACCACTTGCCAGTATTAA
- a CDS encoding CDP-alcohol phosphatidyltransferase family protein — MTTSNEKAQELQPAIISYVKDLPNLCSLAGLACTILAIYFSILGVYYAAMIGMIWAVAFDWADGLVARRMKGRTGSDRIFGGQLDLLIDIVSYGVTPAILLLSYGKFDPIFLPIAFIVLAASAIRLSYFSTFGLSDESKYTGLALDNNNIVLVLIFLLESVLPGGVFSMVLYVSALGLAALNVSQIKTPKFSGNPRNVFLLAFYTLGITFIYAWKLW, encoded by the coding sequence ATGACCACCAGCAACGAAAAAGCCCAAGAGTTACAACCCGCCATTATTTCCTATGTGAAAGATCTCCCTAATTTGTGTTCACTTGCCGGCTTGGCCTGCACAATATTGGCGATCTATTTCAGCATTCTTGGCGTTTACTACGCAGCAATGATTGGCATGATATGGGCCGTTGCCTTTGACTGGGCCGATGGTCTGGTTGCGCGAAGAATGAAGGGCCGCACCGGTAGTGACCGAATTTTTGGTGGCCAACTCGATCTACTCATAGACATTGTGAGCTATGGCGTTACTCCCGCGATTCTTTTGCTTAGTTATGGAAAGTTCGACCCAATATTTCTGCCAATCGCTTTCATTGTACTTGCTGCCAGTGCGATACGCTTAAGTTACTTCAGTACTTTCGGTTTGTCTGATGAGTCCAAATACACTGGGCTGGCACTGGATAACAACAACATCGTACTGGTTCTTATATTCCTTTTAGAAAGTGTTCTTCCCGGTGGGGTTTTCTCAATGGTCCTCTATGTCAGTGCTCTGGGGCTGGCCGCACTCAATGTATCTCAAATTAAAACACCCAAATTTTCTGGCAATCCACGAAATGTTTTTTTGCTTGCGTTTTATACGCTTGGAATAACGTTCATTTATGCCTGGAAGCTTTGGTAG
- a CDS encoding adenylyltransferase/cytidyltransferase family protein, with amino-acid sequence MIVYTVGTFDLLHVGHLALLEYCKSLGSVVAVGVASDRVVNSYKPNVPVIPLQQRMEMLRALSCVDIVRPYDELEYVSGCKELNVDIFVIGEDWGNKPHNLAVESYLKSAGKQIKQVLYNPRTSSTTIKQNVIAQSYNVSDFKIAVA; translated from the coding sequence ATGATTGTATATACCGTAGGTACTTTTGATTTATTGCATGTAGGACACCTTGCTTTACTGGAGTACTGTAAATCACTAGGTAGTGTTGTGGCCGTAGGCGTTGCGTCAGATCGTGTTGTAAATTCTTACAAGCCTAATGTGCCTGTTATTCCTCTTCAGCAACGAATGGAAATGCTGAGAGCTTTGAGCTGTGTTGATATTGTGCGCCCCTACGACGAACTTGAATATGTGTCTGGTTGCAAAGAACTGAATGTTGATATTTTCGTGATTGGCGAAGATTGGGGGAACAAACCTCACAATCTTGCGGTGGAGTCTTATCTAAAATCGGCAGGGAAGCAGATCAAGCAAGTACTTTATAACCCCCGCACTTCATCAACCACAATAAAACAAAATGTCATAGCTCAATCTTATAATGTAAGTGATTTTAAGATTGCTGTTGCGTAG